In a single window of the Anguilla rostrata isolate EN2019 chromosome 6, ASM1855537v3, whole genome shotgun sequence genome:
- the LOC135257672 gene encoding zinc finger protein 271-like isoform X1, which yields MMETASIEEIGDPSLPVSSLHLLVPPLQLLSAAMWQVLQQQDALHYGKLEEFVSLVMETFPELLSESQRTELTLGLQQFGCKTDPALEVLLWEFLSRLDQLLPVPDLKQTVSWLSAAPSVLEVCVQSVSYTDKLKTLLSHHRSLGQLDLNVTLPSVEDCKLTSIPYSPSRRVVDFTQPTNTNIQSESTTEFMNFISPTYLSEDIKAESVIDSSNFDGVEPRTSVNRCEDMEESTERKTGNLMSREQRDVLTNMKEEEDDLERQSVNMVREDGVGDEEDHWKEEEKERDEQTQGHITDKLVQNRVNSEHGLQEGEELFTLATSCLLKQPRVLIHRLEIASSSVPVSSLPHLGADKRDHGVRSPWIQHEVSPLRGNGSLRQKKGQVVTRKRKTVGQLERPLEVLPSSSMDGICAEASFISPVISSQNKNIYSDRTGQAAEVSSQVFACSQCPFVHTEEVNLQQHIEKVHPEELSSTLGSQQPPSSTHQHRTPTKTHPTLTQSHTGTPGAHTCSQCGKSFSCMSNLNKHQRTHTGERPHRCPQCGKSFKESCSLKVHQRSHTGERPYHCSQCGKSFTRLIYLKIHERTHTGERPYHCSQCEKSFSRSDQLKLHQKTHTGERPYHCSQCGKSFTRLIYLKVHQRTHTGERPYHCSQCEKSFSRSDQLKLHQTSHTGERPYLCSQCGKSFPQLSSLKLHQRTHTGERPYHCPQCGKSFPQLNSLKLHQRIHTGERPYHCSQCGKSFPQSSRLKLHQRTHTGERPYHCSLCEKRFNKLSNLKKHLRIHTGERPYHCSQCEKSFSQSNSLKLHEESHTGEHPYQCSTCGKSFRHSLSLKVHKQTHEGVRPYHCSQCGKSFTQSHSLKEHQRTHTGERPYRCSQCEKCFSSLQSVKKHQQIHTGERPYSCSQCEKSFVQASQLKRHLQTHTGERPYPCLQCGKSFSRSDNLKLHLQTHTG from the exons ATGATGGAAACAGCAAGCATTGAAGAAATTGGAG atccctctctccctgtctcctccctgcACCTGCTGGTTCCTCCACTCCAACTCCTCTCTGCAGCCATGTGGCAAGTGCTGCAGCAGCAAGATGcgttgcattatgggaaactGGAGGAGTTTGTGTCCCTGGTGATGGAGACATTCCCAGAGCTGCTGAGTGAGAGCCAGAGGACAGAGCTCACTCTGGGGCtgcag CAGTTTGGCTGTAAAACTGACCCAGCCCTGGAGGTTCTGTTGTGGGAGTTCCTTTCCAGACTGGATCAGCTGCTGCCGGTACCAGATCTCAAACAG ACAGTGTCCTGGCTCAGTGCTGCCCCCTCTGTCCTGGAggtctgtgtgcagtctgtttCTTACACAGACAAACTGAAGACCCTTCTCAGCCACCACAGAAGTCTTGGACAGTTGGACCTGAATG taacaCTTCCCTCAGTTGAGGACTGCAAATTGACCTCTATTCCCTACTCTCCCTCTCGAAGAGTGGTGGATTTCACCCAACCGACAAACACCAATATCCAATCGGAATCCACAACTGAGTTCATGAACTTTATAAGCCCCACCTATTTAAGTGAAGACATAAAAGCAGAATCTGTGATAGACAGCTCAAATTTTGACGGGGTGGAGCCAAGGACGAGTGTGAACAGATGTGAAGACATGgaggagagcacagagaggaagactGGAAATTTGATGAGCAGAGAGCAAAGAGACGTACTGACGAAcatgaaggaggaggaagatgattTGGAGAGGCAGAGTGTGAACATGGTGAGGGAAGATGGTGTGGGAGATGAAGAGGACCAttggaaagaggaagaaaaagagagggacgAACAGACACAAGGACACATAACTGACAAATTGGTGCAGAACAGAGTCAACTCAGAACATGGActgcaggaaggggaggagttgTTTACTctggccacttcctgtttgctaaAGCAGCCTAGAGTGCTGATTCACAGGCTAGAAATTGCCAGTAGTTCAGTCCCTGTGTCATCACTTCCTCATCTCGGGGCTGATAAAAGAGATCACGGAGTGAGATCTCCATGGATACAGCATGAGGTCTCACCACTGAGAGGAAACGGATCTCTGAGACAGAAGAAGGGTCAGGTCGTGACCCGGAAGAGGAAGACAGTTGGCCAGTTGGAGAGACCCCTGGAAGTGCTGCCATCTTCATCAATGGATGG GATCTGTGCTGAAGCCTCCTTTATTTCTCCTGTCATCTCCTCCCAGAACAAAAACATATATTCTGATCGCACAG gacAAGCTGCTGAGGTGTCGTCTCAGGTCTTTGCCTGCTCCCAGTGCCCGTTCGTTCACACAGAGGAAGTGAATCTTCAGCAGCACATAGAGAAGGTTCATCCAGAGGAGCTCAGTAGCACTCTGGGGTCCCAACAACCTCCCAGCAGCACACATCAGCACCGCACCCCAACTAAGACACACCCTACCCTGACACAGTCCCACACAGGCACTCCAGGGGCCCACACatgctcccagtgtgggaagagttttAGTTGTATGAGTAATTTGAATAAACACCAGCGAACTCATACAGGGGAACGTCCGCACCGCTGCCCCCAGTGTGGAAAGAGTTTCAAGGAGTCATGTAGTCTAAAGGTACACCAGCGATCTCATACAGGGGAACGTCCTtaccactgctcccagtgtgggaagagtttcaCTCGTTTGATTTATTTGAAGATACATGAGCGAACCCATACAGGCGAACGCCCataccactgctcccagtgtgaGAAGAGCTTTTCTCGGTCAGATCAACTAAAGCTTCACCAAAAAACTCATACGGGCGAGCGGCCATAtcactgctcccagtgtgggaagagtttcaCTCGTTTGATTTATTTGAAGGTCCACCAGCGAACCCATACAGGGGAACGTCCataccactgctcccagtgtgaGAAGAGCTTTTCTCGGTCAGATCAACTAAAGTTACACCAAACAAGTCATACTGGCGAGCGGCCTTATCTCTGCTCCCAGTGTGGTAAGAGTTTCCCTCAGCTGAGTAGTCTGAAGCTACACCAGCGAACTCATACAGGGGAACGCCCGTACCACTGCCCCCAGTGTGGAAAGAGTTTCCCTCAGTTGAATAGTTTGAAGTTACACCAGAGAATTCACACGGGGGAACGACCataccactgctcccagtgtggaAAGAGTTTCCCGCAGTCAAGTCGTTTGAAGCTGCACCAGCGAACACATACAGGCGAGCGCCCGTACCACTGCTCCCTGTGCGAGAAGCGTTTCAATAAATTGAGCAATTTGAAGAAACACCTGCGGATTCACACTGGGGAACGTCCTtaccactgctcccagtgtgaGAAGagtttcagccaatcaaattctTTGAAGCTGCACGAGGAAAGCCATACAGGAGAGCATCCGTACCAGTGCTCCACTTGTGGGAAGAGTTTTCGCCATTCGCTTAGTCTGAAGGTACACAAGCAAACTCATGAAGGGGTAAGACCTtaccactgctcccagtgtgggaagagttttACTCAGTCACACAGTCTGAAGGAGCACCAGCGAACTCATACAGGTGAGCGCCCGTACCGCTGCTCCCAGTGTGAGAAGTGCTTCAGCAGTTTacaatctgtaaaaaaacaccagcagatTCACACGGGAGAGCGTCCGTACTCCTGTTCCCAGTGCGAGAAGAGCTTTGTTCAGGCGTCTCAGCTGAAACGACACCTGCAAACACATACAGGTGAACGGCCGTACCCTTGTTTGCAGTGTGGGAAAAGTTTCAGCAGGTCAGATAATCTGAAGCTACACCTGCAAACTCATACAGGGTGA
- the LOC135257672 gene encoding zinc finger protein 271-like isoform X2 produces MMETASIEEIGDPSLPVSSLHLLVPPLQLLSAAMWQVLQQQDALHYGKLEEFVSLVMETFPELLSESQRTELTLGLQFGCKTDPALEVLLWEFLSRLDQLLPVPDLKQTVSWLSAAPSVLEVCVQSVSYTDKLKTLLSHHRSLGQLDLNVTLPSVEDCKLTSIPYSPSRRVVDFTQPTNTNIQSESTTEFMNFISPTYLSEDIKAESVIDSSNFDGVEPRTSVNRCEDMEESTERKTGNLMSREQRDVLTNMKEEEDDLERQSVNMVREDGVGDEEDHWKEEEKERDEQTQGHITDKLVQNRVNSEHGLQEGEELFTLATSCLLKQPRVLIHRLEIASSSVPVSSLPHLGADKRDHGVRSPWIQHEVSPLRGNGSLRQKKGQVVTRKRKTVGQLERPLEVLPSSSMDGICAEASFISPVISSQNKNIYSDRTGQAAEVSSQVFACSQCPFVHTEEVNLQQHIEKVHPEELSSTLGSQQPPSSTHQHRTPTKTHPTLTQSHTGTPGAHTCSQCGKSFSCMSNLNKHQRTHTGERPHRCPQCGKSFKESCSLKVHQRSHTGERPYHCSQCGKSFTRLIYLKIHERTHTGERPYHCSQCEKSFSRSDQLKLHQKTHTGERPYHCSQCGKSFTRLIYLKVHQRTHTGERPYHCSQCEKSFSRSDQLKLHQTSHTGERPYLCSQCGKSFPQLSSLKLHQRTHTGERPYHCPQCGKSFPQLNSLKLHQRIHTGERPYHCSQCGKSFPQSSRLKLHQRTHTGERPYHCSLCEKRFNKLSNLKKHLRIHTGERPYHCSQCEKSFSQSNSLKLHEESHTGEHPYQCSTCGKSFRHSLSLKVHKQTHEGVRPYHCSQCGKSFTQSHSLKEHQRTHTGERPYRCSQCEKCFSSLQSVKKHQQIHTGERPYSCSQCEKSFVQASQLKRHLQTHTGERPYPCLQCGKSFSRSDNLKLHLQTHTG; encoded by the exons ATGATGGAAACAGCAAGCATTGAAGAAATTGGAG atccctctctccctgtctcctccctgcACCTGCTGGTTCCTCCACTCCAACTCCTCTCTGCAGCCATGTGGCAAGTGCTGCAGCAGCAAGATGcgttgcattatgggaaactGGAGGAGTTTGTGTCCCTGGTGATGGAGACATTCCCAGAGCTGCTGAGTGAGAGCCAGAGGACAGAGCTCACTCTGGGGCtgcag TTTGGCTGTAAAACTGACCCAGCCCTGGAGGTTCTGTTGTGGGAGTTCCTTTCCAGACTGGATCAGCTGCTGCCGGTACCAGATCTCAAACAG ACAGTGTCCTGGCTCAGTGCTGCCCCCTCTGTCCTGGAggtctgtgtgcagtctgtttCTTACACAGACAAACTGAAGACCCTTCTCAGCCACCACAGAAGTCTTGGACAGTTGGACCTGAATG taacaCTTCCCTCAGTTGAGGACTGCAAATTGACCTCTATTCCCTACTCTCCCTCTCGAAGAGTGGTGGATTTCACCCAACCGACAAACACCAATATCCAATCGGAATCCACAACTGAGTTCATGAACTTTATAAGCCCCACCTATTTAAGTGAAGACATAAAAGCAGAATCTGTGATAGACAGCTCAAATTTTGACGGGGTGGAGCCAAGGACGAGTGTGAACAGATGTGAAGACATGgaggagagcacagagaggaagactGGAAATTTGATGAGCAGAGAGCAAAGAGACGTACTGACGAAcatgaaggaggaggaagatgattTGGAGAGGCAGAGTGTGAACATGGTGAGGGAAGATGGTGTGGGAGATGAAGAGGACCAttggaaagaggaagaaaaagagagggacgAACAGACACAAGGACACATAACTGACAAATTGGTGCAGAACAGAGTCAACTCAGAACATGGActgcaggaaggggaggagttgTTTACTctggccacttcctgtttgctaaAGCAGCCTAGAGTGCTGATTCACAGGCTAGAAATTGCCAGTAGTTCAGTCCCTGTGTCATCACTTCCTCATCTCGGGGCTGATAAAAGAGATCACGGAGTGAGATCTCCATGGATACAGCATGAGGTCTCACCACTGAGAGGAAACGGATCTCTGAGACAGAAGAAGGGTCAGGTCGTGACCCGGAAGAGGAAGACAGTTGGCCAGTTGGAGAGACCCCTGGAAGTGCTGCCATCTTCATCAATGGATGG GATCTGTGCTGAAGCCTCCTTTATTTCTCCTGTCATCTCCTCCCAGAACAAAAACATATATTCTGATCGCACAG gacAAGCTGCTGAGGTGTCGTCTCAGGTCTTTGCCTGCTCCCAGTGCCCGTTCGTTCACACAGAGGAAGTGAATCTTCAGCAGCACATAGAGAAGGTTCATCCAGAGGAGCTCAGTAGCACTCTGGGGTCCCAACAACCTCCCAGCAGCACACATCAGCACCGCACCCCAACTAAGACACACCCTACCCTGACACAGTCCCACACAGGCACTCCAGGGGCCCACACatgctcccagtgtgggaagagttttAGTTGTATGAGTAATTTGAATAAACACCAGCGAACTCATACAGGGGAACGTCCGCACCGCTGCCCCCAGTGTGGAAAGAGTTTCAAGGAGTCATGTAGTCTAAAGGTACACCAGCGATCTCATACAGGGGAACGTCCTtaccactgctcccagtgtgggaagagtttcaCTCGTTTGATTTATTTGAAGATACATGAGCGAACCCATACAGGCGAACGCCCataccactgctcccagtgtgaGAAGAGCTTTTCTCGGTCAGATCAACTAAAGCTTCACCAAAAAACTCATACGGGCGAGCGGCCATAtcactgctcccagtgtgggaagagtttcaCTCGTTTGATTTATTTGAAGGTCCACCAGCGAACCCATACAGGGGAACGTCCataccactgctcccagtgtgaGAAGAGCTTTTCTCGGTCAGATCAACTAAAGTTACACCAAACAAGTCATACTGGCGAGCGGCCTTATCTCTGCTCCCAGTGTGGTAAGAGTTTCCCTCAGCTGAGTAGTCTGAAGCTACACCAGCGAACTCATACAGGGGAACGCCCGTACCACTGCCCCCAGTGTGGAAAGAGTTTCCCTCAGTTGAATAGTTTGAAGTTACACCAGAGAATTCACACGGGGGAACGACCataccactgctcccagtgtggaAAGAGTTTCCCGCAGTCAAGTCGTTTGAAGCTGCACCAGCGAACACATACAGGCGAGCGCCCGTACCACTGCTCCCTGTGCGAGAAGCGTTTCAATAAATTGAGCAATTTGAAGAAACACCTGCGGATTCACACTGGGGAACGTCCTtaccactgctcccagtgtgaGAAGagtttcagccaatcaaattctTTGAAGCTGCACGAGGAAAGCCATACAGGAGAGCATCCGTACCAGTGCTCCACTTGTGGGAAGAGTTTTCGCCATTCGCTTAGTCTGAAGGTACACAAGCAAACTCATGAAGGGGTAAGACCTtaccactgctcccagtgtgggaagagttttACTCAGTCACACAGTCTGAAGGAGCACCAGCGAACTCATACAGGTGAGCGCCCGTACCGCTGCTCCCAGTGTGAGAAGTGCTTCAGCAGTTTacaatctgtaaaaaaacaccagcagatTCACACGGGAGAGCGTCCGTACTCCTGTTCCCAGTGCGAGAAGAGCTTTGTTCAGGCGTCTCAGCTGAAACGACACCTGCAAACACATACAGGTGAACGGCCGTACCCTTGTTTGCAGTGTGGGAAAAGTTTCAGCAGGTCAGATAATCTGAAGCTACACCTGCAAACTCATACAGGGTGA
- the LOC135257672 gene encoding zinc finger protein ZFP2-like isoform X4 produces the protein MNFISPTYLSEDIKAESVIDSSNFDGVEPRTSVNRCEDMEESTERKTGNLMSREQRDVLTNMKEEEDDLERQSVNMVREDGVGDEEDHWKEEEKERDEQTQGHITDKLVQNRVNSEHGLQEGEELFTLATSCLLKQPRVLIHRLEIASSSVPVSSLPHLGADKRDHGVRSPWIQHEVSPLRGNGSLRQKKGQVVTRKRKTVGQLERPLEVLPSSSMDGICAEASFISPVISSQNKNIYSDRTGQAAEVSSQVFACSQCPFVHTEEVNLQQHIEKVHPEELSSTLGSQQPPSSTHQHRTPTKTHPTLTQSHTGTPGAHTCSQCGKSFSCMSNLNKHQRTHTGERPHRCPQCGKSFKESCSLKVHQRSHTGERPYHCSQCGKSFTRLIYLKIHERTHTGERPYHCSQCEKSFSRSDQLKLHQKTHTGERPYHCSQCGKSFTRLIYLKVHQRTHTGERPYHCSQCEKSFSRSDQLKLHQTSHTGERPYLCSQCGKSFPQLSSLKLHQRTHTGERPYHCPQCGKSFPQLNSLKLHQRIHTGERPYHCSQCGKSFPQSSRLKLHQRTHTGERPYHCSLCEKRFNKLSNLKKHLRIHTGERPYHCSQCEKSFSQSNSLKLHEESHTGEHPYQCSTCGKSFRHSLSLKVHKQTHEGVRPYHCSQCGKSFTQSHSLKEHQRTHTGERPYRCSQCEKCFSSLQSVKKHQQIHTGERPYSCSQCEKSFVQASQLKRHLQTHTGERPYPCLQCGKSFSRSDNLKLHLQTHTG, from the exons ATGAACTTTATAAGCCCCACCTATTTAAGTGAAGACATAAAAGCAGAATCTGTGATAGACAGCTCAAATTTTGACGGGGTGGAGCCAAGGACGAGTGTGAACAGATGTGAAGACATGgaggagagcacagagaggaagactGGAAATTTGATGAGCAGAGAGCAAAGAGACGTACTGACGAAcatgaaggaggaggaagatgattTGGAGAGGCAGAGTGTGAACATGGTGAGGGAAGATGGTGTGGGAGATGAAGAGGACCAttggaaagaggaagaaaaagagagggacgAACAGACACAAGGACACATAACTGACAAATTGGTGCAGAACAGAGTCAACTCAGAACATGGActgcaggaaggggaggagttgTTTACTctggccacttcctgtttgctaaAGCAGCCTAGAGTGCTGATTCACAGGCTAGAAATTGCCAGTAGTTCAGTCCCTGTGTCATCACTTCCTCATCTCGGGGCTGATAAAAGAGATCACGGAGTGAGATCTCCATGGATACAGCATGAGGTCTCACCACTGAGAGGAAACGGATCTCTGAGACAGAAGAAGGGTCAGGTCGTGACCCGGAAGAGGAAGACAGTTGGCCAGTTGGAGAGACCCCTGGAAGTGCTGCCATCTTCATCAATGGATGG GATCTGTGCTGAAGCCTCCTTTATTTCTCCTGTCATCTCCTCCCAGAACAAAAACATATATTCTGATCGCACAG gacAAGCTGCTGAGGTGTCGTCTCAGGTCTTTGCCTGCTCCCAGTGCCCGTTCGTTCACACAGAGGAAGTGAATCTTCAGCAGCACATAGAGAAGGTTCATCCAGAGGAGCTCAGTAGCACTCTGGGGTCCCAACAACCTCCCAGCAGCACACATCAGCACCGCACCCCAACTAAGACACACCCTACCCTGACACAGTCCCACACAGGCACTCCAGGGGCCCACACatgctcccagtgtgggaagagttttAGTTGTATGAGTAATTTGAATAAACACCAGCGAACTCATACAGGGGAACGTCCGCACCGCTGCCCCCAGTGTGGAAAGAGTTTCAAGGAGTCATGTAGTCTAAAGGTACACCAGCGATCTCATACAGGGGAACGTCCTtaccactgctcccagtgtgggaagagtttcaCTCGTTTGATTTATTTGAAGATACATGAGCGAACCCATACAGGCGAACGCCCataccactgctcccagtgtgaGAAGAGCTTTTCTCGGTCAGATCAACTAAAGCTTCACCAAAAAACTCATACGGGCGAGCGGCCATAtcactgctcccagtgtgggaagagtttcaCTCGTTTGATTTATTTGAAGGTCCACCAGCGAACCCATACAGGGGAACGTCCataccactgctcccagtgtgaGAAGAGCTTTTCTCGGTCAGATCAACTAAAGTTACACCAAACAAGTCATACTGGCGAGCGGCCTTATCTCTGCTCCCAGTGTGGTAAGAGTTTCCCTCAGCTGAGTAGTCTGAAGCTACACCAGCGAACTCATACAGGGGAACGCCCGTACCACTGCCCCCAGTGTGGAAAGAGTTTCCCTCAGTTGAATAGTTTGAAGTTACACCAGAGAATTCACACGGGGGAACGACCataccactgctcccagtgtggaAAGAGTTTCCCGCAGTCAAGTCGTTTGAAGCTGCACCAGCGAACACATACAGGCGAGCGCCCGTACCACTGCTCCCTGTGCGAGAAGCGTTTCAATAAATTGAGCAATTTGAAGAAACACCTGCGGATTCACACTGGGGAACGTCCTtaccactgctcccagtgtgaGAAGagtttcagccaatcaaattctTTGAAGCTGCACGAGGAAAGCCATACAGGAGAGCATCCGTACCAGTGCTCCACTTGTGGGAAGAGTTTTCGCCATTCGCTTAGTCTGAAGGTACACAAGCAAACTCATGAAGGGGTAAGACCTtaccactgctcccagtgtgggaagagttttACTCAGTCACACAGTCTGAAGGAGCACCAGCGAACTCATACAGGTGAGCGCCCGTACCGCTGCTCCCAGTGTGAGAAGTGCTTCAGCAGTTTacaatctgtaaaaaaacaccagcagatTCACACGGGAGAGCGTCCGTACTCCTGTTCCCAGTGCGAGAAGAGCTTTGTTCAGGCGTCTCAGCTGAAACGACACCTGCAAACACATACAGGTGAACGGCCGTACCCTTGTTTGCAGTGTGGGAAAAGTTTCAGCAGGTCAGATAATCTGAAGCTACACCTGCAAACTCATACAGGGTGA
- the LOC135257672 gene encoding zinc finger protein 135-like isoform X3 gives MWQVLQQQDALHYGKLEEFVSLVMETFPELLSESQRTELTLGLQQFGCKTDPALEVLLWEFLSRLDQLLPVPDLKQTVSWLSAAPSVLEVCVQSVSYTDKLKTLLSHHRSLGQLDLNVTLPSVEDCKLTSIPYSPSRRVVDFTQPTNTNIQSESTTEFMNFISPTYLSEDIKAESVIDSSNFDGVEPRTSVNRCEDMEESTERKTGNLMSREQRDVLTNMKEEEDDLERQSVNMVREDGVGDEEDHWKEEEKERDEQTQGHITDKLVQNRVNSEHGLQEGEELFTLATSCLLKQPRVLIHRLEIASSSVPVSSLPHLGADKRDHGVRSPWIQHEVSPLRGNGSLRQKKGQVVTRKRKTVGQLERPLEVLPSSSMDGICAEASFISPVISSQNKNIYSDRTGQAAEVSSQVFACSQCPFVHTEEVNLQQHIEKVHPEELSSTLGSQQPPSSTHQHRTPTKTHPTLTQSHTGTPGAHTCSQCGKSFSCMSNLNKHQRTHTGERPHRCPQCGKSFKESCSLKVHQRSHTGERPYHCSQCGKSFTRLIYLKIHERTHTGERPYHCSQCEKSFSRSDQLKLHQKTHTGERPYHCSQCGKSFTRLIYLKVHQRTHTGERPYHCSQCEKSFSRSDQLKLHQTSHTGERPYLCSQCGKSFPQLSSLKLHQRTHTGERPYHCPQCGKSFPQLNSLKLHQRIHTGERPYHCSQCGKSFPQSSRLKLHQRTHTGERPYHCSLCEKRFNKLSNLKKHLRIHTGERPYHCSQCEKSFSQSNSLKLHEESHTGEHPYQCSTCGKSFRHSLSLKVHKQTHEGVRPYHCSQCGKSFTQSHSLKEHQRTHTGERPYRCSQCEKCFSSLQSVKKHQQIHTGERPYSCSQCEKSFVQASQLKRHLQTHTGERPYPCLQCGKSFSRSDNLKLHLQTHTG, from the exons ATGTGGCAAGTGCTGCAGCAGCAAGATGcgttgcattatgggaaactGGAGGAGTTTGTGTCCCTGGTGATGGAGACATTCCCAGAGCTGCTGAGTGAGAGCCAGAGGACAGAGCTCACTCTGGGGCtgcag CAGTTTGGCTGTAAAACTGACCCAGCCCTGGAGGTTCTGTTGTGGGAGTTCCTTTCCAGACTGGATCAGCTGCTGCCGGTACCAGATCTCAAACAG ACAGTGTCCTGGCTCAGTGCTGCCCCCTCTGTCCTGGAggtctgtgtgcagtctgtttCTTACACAGACAAACTGAAGACCCTTCTCAGCCACCACAGAAGTCTTGGACAGTTGGACCTGAATG taacaCTTCCCTCAGTTGAGGACTGCAAATTGACCTCTATTCCCTACTCTCCCTCTCGAAGAGTGGTGGATTTCACCCAACCGACAAACACCAATATCCAATCGGAATCCACAACTGAGTTCATGAACTTTATAAGCCCCACCTATTTAAGTGAAGACATAAAAGCAGAATCTGTGATAGACAGCTCAAATTTTGACGGGGTGGAGCCAAGGACGAGTGTGAACAGATGTGAAGACATGgaggagagcacagagaggaagactGGAAATTTGATGAGCAGAGAGCAAAGAGACGTACTGACGAAcatgaaggaggaggaagatgattTGGAGAGGCAGAGTGTGAACATGGTGAGGGAAGATGGTGTGGGAGATGAAGAGGACCAttggaaagaggaagaaaaagagagggacgAACAGACACAAGGACACATAACTGACAAATTGGTGCAGAACAGAGTCAACTCAGAACATGGActgcaggaaggggaggagttgTTTACTctggccacttcctgtttgctaaAGCAGCCTAGAGTGCTGATTCACAGGCTAGAAATTGCCAGTAGTTCAGTCCCTGTGTCATCACTTCCTCATCTCGGGGCTGATAAAAGAGATCACGGAGTGAGATCTCCATGGATACAGCATGAGGTCTCACCACTGAGAGGAAACGGATCTCTGAGACAGAAGAAGGGTCAGGTCGTGACCCGGAAGAGGAAGACAGTTGGCCAGTTGGAGAGACCCCTGGAAGTGCTGCCATCTTCATCAATGGATGG GATCTGTGCTGAAGCCTCCTTTATTTCTCCTGTCATCTCCTCCCAGAACAAAAACATATATTCTGATCGCACAG gacAAGCTGCTGAGGTGTCGTCTCAGGTCTTTGCCTGCTCCCAGTGCCCGTTCGTTCACACAGAGGAAGTGAATCTTCAGCAGCACATAGAGAAGGTTCATCCAGAGGAGCTCAGTAGCACTCTGGGGTCCCAACAACCTCCCAGCAGCACACATCAGCACCGCACCCCAACTAAGACACACCCTACCCTGACACAGTCCCACACAGGCACTCCAGGGGCCCACACatgctcccagtgtgggaagagttttAGTTGTATGAGTAATTTGAATAAACACCAGCGAACTCATACAGGGGAACGTCCGCACCGCTGCCCCCAGTGTGGAAAGAGTTTCAAGGAGTCATGTAGTCTAAAGGTACACCAGCGATCTCATACAGGGGAACGTCCTtaccactgctcccagtgtgggaagagtttcaCTCGTTTGATTTATTTGAAGATACATGAGCGAACCCATACAGGCGAACGCCCataccactgctcccagtgtgaGAAGAGCTTTTCTCGGTCAGATCAACTAAAGCTTCACCAAAAAACTCATACGGGCGAGCGGCCATAtcactgctcccagtgtgggaagagtttcaCTCGTTTGATTTATTTGAAGGTCCACCAGCGAACCCATACAGGGGAACGTCCataccactgctcccagtgtgaGAAGAGCTTTTCTCGGTCAGATCAACTAAAGTTACACCAAACAAGTCATACTGGCGAGCGGCCTTATCTCTGCTCCCAGTGTGGTAAGAGTTTCCCTCAGCTGAGTAGTCTGAAGCTACACCAGCGAACTCATACAGGGGAACGCCCGTACCACTGCCCCCAGTGTGGAAAGAGTTTCCCTCAGTTGAATAGTTTGAAGTTACACCAGAGAATTCACACGGGGGAACGACCataccactgctcccagtgtggaAAGAGTTTCCCGCAGTCAAGTCGTTTGAAGCTGCACCAGCGAACACATACAGGCGAGCGCCCGTACCACTGCTCCCTGTGCGAGAAGCGTTTCAATAAATTGAGCAATTTGAAGAAACACCTGCGGATTCACACTGGGGAACGTCCTtaccactgctcccagtgtgaGAAGagtttcagccaatcaaattctTTGAAGCTGCACGAGGAAAGCCATACAGGAGAGCATCCGTACCAGTGCTCCACTTGTGGGAAGAGTTTTCGCCATTCGCTTAGTCTGAAGGTACACAAGCAAACTCATGAAGGGGTAAGACCTtaccactgctcccagtgtgggaagagttttACTCAGTCACACAGTCTGAAGGAGCACCAGCGAACTCATACAGGTGAGCGCCCGTACCGCTGCTCCCAGTGTGAGAAGTGCTTCAGCAGTTTacaatctgtaaaaaaacaccagcagatTCACACGGGAGAGCGTCCGTACTCCTGTTCCCAGTGCGAGAAGAGCTTTGTTCAGGCGTCTCAGCTGAAACGACACCTGCAAACACATACAGGTGAACGGCCGTACCCTTGTTTGCAGTGTGGGAAAAGTTTCAGCAGGTCAGATAATCTGAAGCTACACCTGCAAACTCATACAGGGTGA